The window GTATAATGTGAGATGAGGGGAGTAGTAGTTTTAACTTCTTTCGTTTCTTGCTATCTATGTTGTATTTTTGTTGATATTAATATATGCTTTGTTAGCTTGGTGAATGTAGATGTTTAGATTAAAAACATGCATTTAAGAATGGTTGATAATTATATGAAGTTTAGATAGTTATATGAAGTTTTGGTGAAACACTTTTTTAGGGTGTTTTGGTGGTTTGTATTGTTTCTTAGGTTGGAGCGTTGGTTTTCCCATGAAATTTTTTATGTTCAAAAAATGTGAAGTGTGAACTTGGTATACCATATTCCTTGAATGATGTATGCGGTAACAACGTTGGGATCGAAAGGACATTATTTGTCAGTTTGACCTCCTCAGTGATATGGCTTGGTTTGCATTTGCTCATTAAGTCATTATAGCTTTTTAGTTTTAGATTATAATGATTAGTTCTTAGATATGGCTTTTGTGAATACGAAGCATGGATgatttgtgcatttctcaactacttttggtttttaaaaggCACAAATGATGTATGAAAAGTTTGAAATGCCAAAAGAATTTGTGATTTATGTCAATGTTGTTACGACCTATGTTTTTAACAGGATGCGCAGAGCAAGTATGTAGAGATTATGTTCTATGGGAATTGACGTTATGGTTTGTTTATGTTGACAATTTATAGCTACTTTTGTTGAAGTCTGGTATCATTAGGTGTAGGTATGCAAAATCTTAAATACCTCTTTAGATTATGAAGCTGTTTAGGATATTTGACTTTACCTTGACATTTGGCTTATTGATATGGTAATATGTAATTATGGGTTTGACATTTATCGCTTACTTCTTAGCTGGTCATGTGTGTTGGGATTTTAAATAATGTAGTGATGTGCCATTGAAAAAATGATTGTTATGGTTCTTAAAATGTCATTTTGTTGTGGAAAAATTCCTAGTTCATTTCATTTTGTTATTCTGTTATCCTTTCGTTTAAAGAGATGATTTTGAGAAACTAAAGTCCAGAGTATGCTAACTGTTTCACTTGCTTGAATATTGGTTACTTTTTCAAGCATGTGATACTATTGTCTCTTGTTTTTTAAACTAAGTTTCTGCGTGCCTGTTGGAAAAGGTGTGCCGCTTCTTAATGTAACTTGTTCatgcatttttgtatttatttttgtattattttgttttagacAACTGGAGTGAAAAGGCGATCAGAAGGAAGACAACAGGAACTGGTCGTATGCGTTACCTTCGTAATGTTCCACGCAGGTTCAAGAGTAACTTTAGGGAAGGTATGCAGTTTTCTTTATATCGATTGATAGAGTCATAACTCATTAGTAGGTTTTCTTGTATCTTACTCTGTATGTATTTATCTATTTGGAACAGGCACCCAAGCAACCCCAAGAAGCAAAGGAACTGCTGCCAGTACCTCAGGATGAAGTGCAATTTTGTATGCTTTTCTGTTGGTATCTTTATGTATGGTTCTTGGGAAACCCGTTTTCGGATTTTTGTTTGTTCACCTATGTCAATTCTGTTATTACTGAGCACTAGAATGCATAATGCCTTTTGGTTTGAACATGGGATATCAGTTACTTATgaagttttgatatggtacttccaGAGTTTGGCACACTTCGGCTCATTAGTCTTTGATATTGTGGTGCATACCTGAATTCAAGATTTATATCGATGGCTGTTTTCTTAAGTTTCACAATACCCTTCGTTTGACTGGGTCTCTTAGTTTCATGATACTGCTTGTAAGAGCCTAAGAGGTGTGTGTTTGTGGTGTTTAACTGTTTTTACTGACATTCAATGcaatttacataattttcaattaaattttaaaactcaGGTTGTCTTGTTTGTAAAACTTAACCCAAATCTGTCTGTTTTGAAGTGGAGCTGAATTTGCCATCCTTTATGATAGTTATAGCAACAAATGTAAAGCAGTGTATGATTGCTCCACTAATAGGATCTGTGTAAGTGTGAGAAAAGATCTGTATCTCTTGGTCTCTCATGTATCAATAGACTGAGTACACTGCAGACATTTATACTGGGACTGTTTTAGGACTCATTGCTGGTGCTTTAAACGGTTAAAGACCACCTTTGGTCATTAGTTGTATCTTTTTGCCAAGTAAACTTTGAATGGTTTGCCTTTTCGTATAAGGTAACTGTCAATTGTGCCTCATGTATGACCACTATGAACTCTCCATTTTCACATTAGTAAGCACATTGGTACAGTCAGTATATGCTGGAGTCGCAATAGCTTAATTTAAGCTCATGCCCAGGATGATGCTTGATATGAGAAATCAACTACTTAGCCTTGTCCGTTTTTCTTGTTATTCCAGTTTACATCTTCGTGTTTTAACCTTAATAACAGTTACAAAGGTTCATCTTAGTGTTGTAGACAAAAAATAATCACAGATTTTGGCTTCTTTCTGTTTTAtcaatcataattatatatgattgtTAACAAGGCAAATCTAATGTTTATTGCAATAAGCGTGATATGGTATATCATAGAACTAAACTTTATTTTGTCCCTCGAAACTTTAAATAGTTTGACTATTCGGTCTCTTAAATTTGTTTAGTCTTGTACAGAAAAGGTGAATtgtattattatgttattttttttgaattagTTTTTCTTCTCTCAAACTTCAATTGCCCTTTCAAATAActtgtaccttttttttttctcattgtAATGGTGTCAAATATGATATGTTCGATTTTGGCCAGCGGTGGATACACTTCACTAGTTAATTGAATGGACTTAAAACACTTGTAATGTCATTACATGATGTATAAACTATGAAGGATTGGGTGTGTTAAGGTGCATAGAAGATTACGATCATTCTTATTCGTTTGGGGGAGTAAGCAGTGTAGTAGGCTCCAAAAAAAGGCACAATTCCCTTGCCATGTATGGTTAACACCAGATCCATTTTTTCTTCCTTCCCTCGCTCCCTGCGAGCACCCTCATTCTGCCCTTCACCCTGTAACCCTCCATGAATGGGGGTGGGTCACTGAGCCTGATTGTAGCGCACATGGCCGGTGCATGAGAACCACCCACACTGAACACCTTTATGCAAGCATTTCATGTTCTTGAACCAGACCATGACTGTTATTCTCAGAGCCATCAAGCATAATAACATAAGCAAAAGCTTTAAAAGGTGAACCGTTCCTATATTTAACACCAACATTCAACAACCAACCAAATGCAAAAAACAGAGAGTATCATTTGATACAAAAACTAATGGACCACGAGCAACCCTGGGGTGCTCGGGTATTTGGGCACAAGAACAAAATGCATTAGGATCAACAATCTTTCCTATGCTTGCTATTTGAGTATATACAACTCGATATTCAGCCAAAGAAAAATGCTTTAAATGGTGATGAAAAGCACATACTTCTCctaaaagtttccaaaagtgtcgacaaaaagaaaagaaacaaaagaatcCCAGACATGTATAACAGATGAAAACCTGTTAACCCTCTTgtttttcatgttctttcaaagacagttttttaaaaaattgtttcCAAGCAGCATCCTGTTGTTGCTCAAGCCAAGAAAGAAAACAGCTGTCCAACAAGCAGAAAGAGTTGACATAAAGAAGTTGGTATCTTACGGGTATAAACCGAAAGTTGGCGACTTGAACAATTGGCCAAATGCCGCCTTCTACAATCAACGCTGGAAGAAAATCTCGTTTCACATCTTCCTTCACTTGCGTAACACTTTTTCCTGATGCAAACCCCATGTAAGtgaagaaaacaaacaagtcaACCGGCCCAAAAATGATCCCATCAAGTGCTACTTTAGTTGCAACAAACCGCATGGATTTTGGTTGGTATTGGAGTCTTAACTTTAAAAATCGATCCAGGCCTTCATACCTACAATGATTATAGTTCCATGTTATgatttaaaacttcaaaatcCATTAATATGTGAACAGAGAAGATCTACTAAATGTCTAAAACTTGACATGATTTATCTGTAAGAGGGGCAGGaccataaaataaaagttcactTATTGCCTTATCGGTAAATGGTCTGAAATTCCCTTCAATAACGACAGAAAGAAGGTATTTGATGTCATTAAATGTAGAAAAACTCAGTTAACCACATAAGTCATAAACAGATGCACCTTGCGTTAAAAATTACGTTTTTAATCATACATGATAACAGTGGGGTTAAGTAAGATTGATAGCATTCCTTTTAAGAagaatatttgatttttgattatgtACTATTATAAAAAGCCAAACATTTTAAATCAGATGTCTGTATCATCGTTAGGCGCGTATTTTACTAAATGACCAATCTGAGTGTTAAATTAGTTCGGTATCTCATTATTGATAATGATTGGAAATAACATGCAATCATATAGCATAACCAATGTGAGGTGTTATCATGTCCACACAATAATACTGGTTTTTAATACTTTCAAAGGTGGGAGTAAAAGTGAATTTTTGCAATTTCAAGTCTTCTGTACTTCCGTCACTTATAAATGCAGTAGAAGATCCACTTATATCTAATTTACAACAGAATCTTAACATAAATACTTTGCATATTCGGACAAGTTAATTAAATCTTTGAGATATACACAGGCAGATCGAAAGGAGTATAACATCTAGATTTTTAGATCAAACAATGACAAAAACTGAAACATATTACCCATTTCAGGTTATCAAGCTTATGAAGCATTATAAAGATACATTTAACCATCTTATCAGCAATTTACCGTTGCTTAAGAATGAATGTAGACCAGGTATTAGAAGATCGAGTCTGTATAGATTTACAGTAACCCCTAGAAGTTGGTCTGGTAGCATattcaaaagaagaaaaactcTAACACATTTGTGAAGGTCCAAGGTGCAAAAAATTGCGAAGGATCATCAAGGACAGCTTCATCTGGGCCAAGTCTATGCGGCAGTGAGCCTGGCTCTAGTAGTAGTAGATAACATACAATGTATGAATAGATTCAAAAGGAGTGTCTTGGTATATACAACTCATGGCAAGATTGATCAAATTGATGTACCATGTATACAGCACAAAGAAGAAACCATGGAATAAGATACCACTCTAACAGTGCTGATAGTATTCAAGTTTGGTTCACTTTAACCACGGCCATGAACCTAAAATCCCTTGCTAAAATCCACTTCCCTAAAAAGAACTCTTTCAACTGTACCTAACAGCCTAAATTTGGCTCACTTTGATTCTAAATATTCAATATTTTTATACAGAGCAAAAGTGCATTATTGCCTCAAACCATAGCAAAACCATGCCAAACCAGGGTTGACTTATTGACTTTTTGGGGCCTAAAGCTGCACTATGATATGAAATATGAAACCTTTTACgttaaaatgttataaactaATACTTGACTATACTAAAGCTTAGAAACATTTTAAGGCTTATTTGCTTGCAGCTCctcagaagaaaaagaaaaaaaaaaggacaatcTAAAATTAGACTCAGAATTCTTTTTTGGTTCAAAACTCGGCTTCTATCTACATATGCACAAAAAAAATGATGCATTAAAAGCATTAGAGGCCGGAAGCACTAGCTTTGGCAGCTTTACCCTTGAGACACCCCTGTGCCAAACGAACAAACTTGCTAACACATgacacataataataattattaacacAAAAACATTAACAGAACGCAGTAGCATGCCAATTTCAACAACTCTTTAAAAGTGATTAAATGGCTTACTTGTATAACTTAACTTGGTATAGAATGCATGATATCCAACAATGACATGTTTTTATAATGTACTACCAACTTTTATTGACCTAAAAAATCTACATCTATCTTGCAGTctacaaaaaaaagttattgtggTAAAATTAGAGAGAATTACTAACCAGAAGTGACCAACCGGTCCAACAAATGCCATTCCAAATAAGCTTGTTGTAGCCACACGTCTCCAATTAATATGCAATTCTTTATCTGTATCCTGAAAATGGGGTAACATAACATCGTAATTACACACGACGACAAAAAAATATACCTGGCTTGATACATGCAAGTAAACAAAGCCATTAAATAAGATGGATGTATAGTCACAGAGATATCATGCAAATGGATTGAGCAACGTGCAAATTGCTTCTATATATAGTACTcctataaactaatatataaatatgagtCAATTAGCCCATTGGCAAAATGAAACATAAAACATAGTATAATtcaatatgaatatatgatcagATTATCAGCTCCAAAACGCATTTACACATTTAAAAATATCTAAACTTATAAGAGATGAAAGGCTTCAAGATCCTTCCTATTCAATTGTTCTGAAAACGAGTGAAAATCCTGCCAATTCTTAAGATAAATCCATATATAGTAACACAGCCAATACAGTTCCACCATTAAGTTCAATTCTGTGCATACTAAGGTGTTGCCTTACTAGTAATTATTGTAGTCGAGTATGGCGTATGGGTGGGAATTTTAGGAGTAGTAAACAGAAATGTAGTAATGATGAAGTGGAGGTTTTAAAATTTCCACTTCATAGCCCTC is drawn from Erigeron canadensis isolate Cc75 chromosome 9, C_canadensis_v1, whole genome shotgun sequence and contains these coding sequences:
- the LOC122582368 gene encoding 60S ribosomal protein L37-2-like — protein: MTKGTGSFGKRRNKTHTLCVRCGRRSFHLQKSRCSACAYPAARVRKYNWSEKAIRRKTTGTGRMRYLRNVPRRFKSNFREGTQATPRSKGTAASTSG
- the LOC122582367 gene encoding protein Mpv17-like, producing MLRVWRWYQKCLTEHPVKTQVISSGVIWGLGDIAAQSVTHATALRQKSNLISDTDKELHINWRRVATTSLFGMAFVGPVGHFWYEGLDRFLKLRLQYQPKSMRFVATKVALDGIIFGPVDLFVFFTYMGFASGKSVTQVKEDVKRDFLPALIVEGGIWPIVQVANFRFIPVRYQLLYVNSFCLLDSCFLSWLEQQQDAAWKQFFKKLSLKEHEKQEG